The DNA region CGATCAGCAGATTCGCGGCAGCATCTCGCCGGACAGGGTGTCGACGACGCGGGTGCCGCCGATGCCAGTCCGCATCAGCACCCGCCCTGCCGGCGCCGGGCGCACCGTGCCAATCTGCACGGCACCCTCCCCGTACGGCAGGGAGCGCAGGAGTTCCAGCGCCGGCTGGGCTTGCGCTTCGGGCAACAAGATCAGCGCCTTGCCCTCGTTGGCCACGTACAGCGGATCCAGCCCGAGCAGCTCACAGGCGGATTCGACTGCCGGATTGATGGGAATTGTCGTCTCCATGAGCTGGATCGCCACGCCGCTTTGGCGGGCGATCTCGTTTAGCGCCGTTGCTACTCCACCGCGCGTCGGATCGCGCAGCACGTGCACCTCCGGGAATACCGCCAGCAGGCCTTCGACCAGCCGATTCAGCGGCGCCACGTCCGAAAGGACATCGATCTCGAGCGCCAGGCCACCGCGGGCTGCCATCACGGCGATGCCGTGATCACCGACCGTGCCGGTCAGCAGCACCGCGTCCCCCGGCTGGGCTCGCCCGCCGGAAATCTCGCGCCCTGCCGGCACCCACCCCAGCCCGCTGGTGTTGATGAAAAGCCCGTCGCCCTTGCCGCGCTCGACAACCTTGGTATCGCCGGCAACGATGCGGATGCCGGCCTCCTCGGCCGCCAGCCGCATCGATTCCGTCAGCCTCTCGAGCACCTCGATCGGCAGACCCTCTTCCAGGATGAATCCGGCCGTTAGCCCCAGCGGCCGCGCTCCGACCATGGCCAGATCGTTGACCGTTCCGCACACTGCCAGCCGGCCGATGTCGCCGCCGGGGAAGAACAGCGGAGCAACGATGTGGGAGTCGGTTGTGAGCGCCAGCCGGCCTGGGCCGGGCAGGTCGAGCACGGCGGAGTCGTCGCCCGCCAGCAGGGGTGCGTTGTCGAAGGCTGCGTAGAACAGCCGGCGGACCAGGTTGTGGGTCATGGTCCCGCCGCTGCCGTGCCCGAGCACGATCTGCTCATCATGCCGCAAGGGTAGCGGGCAGACCGGTCCCTGCAGCCTCACCTGATCTCTCGCCTCCGGCTTGGCCTTGTCCGGCATCGGGCTCCGTCTTTCAGACGACCGTCTCGGCGAACCGGCCGTAGCGGTAGTATGCGGCGCAAGCGCCCTCCGCAGACACCATTGTCGCTCCCAGTGGGTGCTCGGGCGTGCACACAGCCCCGAAAGCGGCACAGTCCGAAGGCCTCTTGCGGCCCTGCAGCACCAGTCCGGCGATGCACTCCGGCGCCTCGACCGGCTGAATGTCGGCGACGTTGAACCGGCGCTCGGCGTCCAGATCGCCATAGTCCATCCGCAGGCGCCAGCCGCTCATCGGGATCGTGCCAATGCCGCGCCAGGCGCGGTCACACTCCTCAAACACTTGCTGGATCACAGCCTGGGCCGGTTGGTTGCCCTGAAGAGTGACGGCCCGGCTGTAGGCATTCTCGACCTCGGCCTTGCCCGTTTCCAGCAGCTGCA from Anaerolineales bacterium includes:
- the hypE gene encoding hydrogenase expression/formation protein HypE: MPDKAKPEARDQVRLQGPVCPLPLRHDEQIVLGHGSGGTMTHNLVRRLFYAAFDNAPLLAGDDSAVLDLPGPGRLALTTDSHIVAPLFFPGGDIGRLAVCGTVNDLAMVGARPLGLTAGFILEEGLPIEVLERLTESMRLAAEEAGIRIVAGDTKVVERGKGDGLFINTSGLGWVPAGREISGGRAQPGDAVLLTGTVGDHGIAVMAARGGLALEIDVLSDVAPLNRLVEGLLAVFPEVHVLRDPTRGGVATALNEIARQSGVAIQLMETTIPINPAVESACELLGLDPLYVANEGKALILLPEAQAQPALELLRSLPYGEGAVQIGTVRPAPAGRVLMRTGIGGTRVVDTLSGEMLPRIC